The genomic DNA ACACGGAGAATGGCCAGTGACATGGCCTGCTGGCCTTGCTGGGCGTCCTCTGGCTTCTCAGCTAACTCTGTCCCCAGGGTGATAAAGTAAGGGATGATAGCCACAATGTCTATAATGTTCATGATGTTGGTGAAGAAGCCAGCTTTGCTGGGACAGGCAAAGAATCTCACCAGAAACTCAAAGGAGAACCAGATGATGCAGAGAGTCTCTACGATGAAGAAAGGGTCGGTGAAGGATGTGGACTGCTGGTACCCAATGGTgctgttggagtaggtgtggaagGTCACCCCACCACCATGCATGTCCTCATTCTCATCCCGGAAGATGGGCAAGGTTTCCAGACAGAAGCTGACGATTGAGATCAGAATGACCATGACGGATACAATGGCTATAATCCTGGCAGGCCCTGAGCTCTCAGGGTATTCAAAGAGAAGCCACACCTGTCTCTGAAACTCATTTTCAGGCAGAGGACGCTCTTCTTCCTTGATGTAGCCTTCATCCTCTCGAAACATCTCCATTGCTTCTTCTCCTAGCTCATAAAACCGGATTTCTTCAGAGAATATATCTAAGGGCACATTCACAGGTCGCCTCAACCTGCCCCCAGACTGGTAGTAGTACAAAATGGCATCGAAGCTAGGGCGGTTGCGATCAAAAAAGTATTCATTTCGGAGGGGATCGAAGTACCTCATCCGCTTCTTGGGGTCCCCTAAGAGGGTCTCTGGAAACTGGGCTAAGGTCTTTAGCTGAGTCTCAAACCGCAGGCCTGAGATGTTGATCACCACCCTCTCACAGCACTCGTGGTCTGCCTCTGGGTCATAGGTGTCCTGTGGGTGTCCAGGGAGGGCAGCAGCCTCATCCACTGGGTCTCCGGTAGCCACTGTCATAATTGGGGCTGAGGAGAGTACTTTACTCTATGCCTTCCAGCTGCTTGCAGCAGGGGGCTCAGGGTGCTGGTAACTGGGCCCCAGAAAACACAGAAGCATTAGTCTGTGCTCCTGCAGGAGAGCCCCAGAGCCCTCTGAGAGCTGGAGACACAGCCTCGCTTGGCTGAAAGACAAAGGCAGGTAAGGATGTGAGACCACCAGTCACTGGCAACCTGACATGAACTGTACTTGGTGTCCCCCATCTTAGCTAAGAGTTCAGAAACAAGACCATATCACCATCCCTGCCACTGTAGCTACTTTGCAACTTGTCTAGGGATCAGTGGGGTTCAGGGAACAATCTTTCAAATATAGAATGGCCTGCACTGGGGGCAGGTGACCTAGACAGGCTCCAGCTCCATAGGGGGGAGGCAAGAAGAGAGCCctctgccaggcactgtgctaatgTCTTGCCAACACCTGCACTACAGGAAGTATTTATGGTAGGGTGTTTGGGTCCAGGGTCTTTATCCCTGATATCACCCTCAATAACTCTATATGGCTGTTATTGGTTTATTGGTTTACCTGTCCAGGCAGGAGAAGCCTGAGGTTCTCTTCCTTGAAGAGCAGGTCAGATGCCACAGGAATCCTAGATACCCAAACAGGCAGCTCAACTCCCTGTCACATCTTCTCACTTGGGCTGGAAATAATGGTGAGTCATTCTGAGCAGGAGGGCAGGCTCCAGATCCTGGAGGTGTGCTCTAGGACTGGATAGGGCTGGAGGGACAGTTGGATGCTTGGCAAGGGGCATTCAGGACTTGAGAAGAGTGAAGCCTGGGTCTGAAGTCTTTGGAAGGAAGGAGGTAAGATGCACAGCTCAGCAAAAGCCAGAGAACTCCTGGCTGTCCTCAGGAGGTGTGACGTTGCCTGGAAAACACAGCAGCAAGGTGGAAACCAGGGCTTTCAGGCAGCTGGAACCAAGACTTAGAAGGACTCTGGCAGATACCCTCTCTGCAAGTTGCAAGCCCCCGTGCCTACTTTCCATGGTGCTAGTGACAGAGAACTGCCCTGTACCTTTCTAGCCTCTCCTGGGTAAGCCTTTCCCATCAGCTTGAAGCACTTTTCTCCGCTTAGTCCTCTGCTGCCACCAGGAGCCACCCAGCTTTCTCCACCCTGGTGTCAGAACACCTATCCCCCAAGGGGAGGCTTTTCCTCTCTGACCTTAGCTATGTCCCATGAAGAAGCAATCCTTCCTCCTCCAACACACACTCTTGCCCAGCTCGAGAGACCCTGCACACAGCCAGATCGCCTCAGTAGAATGCTGGATAGCTATGGTCGCTGAACTTACTCTCCCTCCAGGATCCCTGGGCCTCAGGGGATCCCTGAGCCTCAGGCCTTGCTCTGGATTGGGTGGCATTTGAACTGGGCAGGCGCTGGACCACCGATTTCTTCCCAAGAGAAAATCACTCACATCTCCGCAGGGAAGCACAGAACAAACGCTCAAACTGCCTGGCTGGCTGCAAGGCGGATTGGCTTCTTGGAGAGAGGGAGCCTAGAGGAAGCTGGCTTCCGGGCTGGCCCCCCGCCGACCCAATCCCGCTGGCCCCAGGGCGGGGAGGGGTCTAGGCCCTCTCGCATCGCCAGGAGCTCCAGCCGGGATTCCGCCGGGCGCGCTCCCGCCGGAATCCGCGCGGCTGACCGGAGCCTGCAGCTATCCGCCGGCTTGAGTGTACCACCTTAACCCCTTCCTGCGCAGTGCGGTGGGCTCCCGCTGCGGGCCCGAGGGCAGCCTAGCTAGTGCCAGCGAGGTCCAGCTTAGGGACTATCGAGGGCTCGTCTGGAAAACACAGGAGCCTGAACTCTAAAGGTGCAGAGGAGGCTTCGCCAGGCAGCTGCCCCAGATCTAGCTTCCTCTTAGGCAAGGGGGTTCCGCGGCAGCCCACCACCCAGGCCAAGTGGAAAAACAGCGACTGCAGAAAAGCCTATTTTACTCCGTTGCCAAGAGGCAAATGCAACCAGGAGGACCAAGTGACTCGCGTCCTACCCACCCACTATTTACCAGACATGGCTATGCAGTCAGCTGCACTTCCCATCATCACCAGCCACCTCCAATCTGCGCCCTCCGCCCTATGTCACGCACAGACCACAGGGTCCCCGAGCCTATTCCATGCACTCTTCTGAAGGGGCAagtcttccctccccccccccgctgCGGCCGGAGCAGGTCCATAACCCTCCAGGTTGACAGCAGGGGTCGGAACCAGCTCGTCCGCCCAGACTACCGGGGTGCCCTGCAGCTCCTCTGGGCGCTGCAGCCGGGCAGGGATGGCAGCACGCGCAGCTTAACGCCGGACACTGATTTACCCTTGCGGATGGGTACCCGAGCCTCCATGTTCCTGGGTGACAGCCAGGGCCGGCAGAATCCAGGCAGCGGGCGGTGATGGTGGTGGCGGCGGGGTGCGGGCGGCCAGCCGGGAGCAGACTCTGCAGTCCCGCGGGCGGCGCGTACAGAGCGCCCGGCCGCCGCCCGCAGCCGCACCGCGCCACGCAGCGCCGCACCTGGCCCCGCAGCGAACTCGAATTAAAGGGGCCGGCGGGGGCCAGAGCCCGCGAGGTGTGTCGCTCGTCGCCGCCACCGAGCTGGCCACCGGGCTAGACCCCGGTGTCCCCGACCCCTACCACAAAGAAAACGCTCCATTCTTTGTCAGAGCTTAGGTTACCCACCAGAACTCCGTGCAGAGCTTAGCTGGGAGAGGTGGAGAGGGCAGAAGTTGAGGAGCTCTTGAGAGGTTCTTGCCAACATAATGAAGTAGGAAGATGAACCGATCAATACTAAGTATCCCGGGCCAGAGGCGGGGATCCAGCCCCGAGGGAGat from Cricetulus griseus strain 17A/GY chromosome 1 unlocalized genomic scaffold, alternate assembly CriGri-PICRH-1.0 chr1_0, whole genome shotgun sequence includes the following:
- the Kcna2 gene encoding potassium voltage-gated channel subfamily A member 2; amino-acid sequence: MTVATGDPVDEAAALPGHPQDTYDPEADHECCERVVINISGLRFETQLKTLAQFPETLLGDPKKRMRYFDPLRNEYFFDRNRPSFDAILYYYQSGGRLRRPVNVPLDIFSEEIRFYELGEEAMEMFREDEGYIKEEERPLPENEFQRQVWLLFEYPESSGPARIIAIVSVMVILISIVSFCLETLPIFRDENEDMHGGGVTFHTYSNSTIGYQQSTSFTDPFFIVETLCIIWFSFEFLVRFFACPSKAGFFTNIMNIIDIVAIIPYFITLGTELAEKPEDAQQGQQAMSLAILRVIRLVRVFRIFKLSRHSKGLQILGQTLKASMRELGLLIFFLFIGVILFSSAVYFAEADERDSQFPSIPDAFWWAVVSMTTVGYGDMVPTTIGGKIVGSLCAIAGVLTIALPVPVIVSNFNYFYHRETEGEEQAQYLQVTSCPKIPSSPDLKKSRSASTISKSDYMEIQEGVNNSNEDFREENLKTANCTLANTNYVNITKMLTDV